In the genome of Bradyrhizobium ottawaense, the window GCTCCGCGTTCGGCACGCGCCGCGCTTCCGAGGGGCGAGGCTTCAGACACGCCAGCAATGCGGGATGCCGCTCGGAAATCGGCTGCATCCCAAACAGAGGCCGTGATGACCAAAGTGCCACGAGATCGAATTCAGGGGAACCGGCTGCAGATCGGCCGGTGACCCGGGCGATTGCGGATCGCCCGGGTGCGGCAACTCGACGATTCCAAACCAAGCCGGGAGTTCCTCATGTCGGTATTTTCAGCGCTGCTCGTCCTGACCTCGTGGATGATGTTCATCTGGATTTGCGATCCCGACGGATTCCGCGCGGCATTTGCGCGCCGTCCGCCGCCGATTCCTCGCGATCCGAAAAGGTGACTTTGGAGGGTGCTTTGTCACCCCCTGCCGCCGTGTACACCATTTGCTTTTGACCGCGACGCGTTACCGCGCTCCGCCTCTCGCGGCGCGTCGCGCGTTCGCGGGCATGAGCCGCTTCCAAGCCAATCGAATTTCCACCGCTGGCACGAAATCGACTTGCCATCGTTGGCCAATATGAGGGTCCTGACATGATCATCGTCGCTGCGACGGATTTCTCTACGCGCTCCCATCGCGCGCTCCGGCAAGCTGGCCTTCTGGCTCGCTCCCGCCGTGCCGAGCTGCACCTTGTTCACGTCGTTGATGAAGACCAGCCGGCCGATCTGGTCCGCATGGAAGAACGGGAGGCACAGCGGGTGCTGGTGGAGCAGATCGGGTCCATGCCCGAGCTGCATGACGCTCGCTGCTATCCGACCGTCGTCAAGGGCCATCCCTTCGACGGGATATTGCGCGCGGCCGCAGCAGTCGGCGCAGATCTCATCGTGATGGGCGGCCATCGCAAGCAATTTTTGCGCGATATTTTTACAGGGACCACCATCGAACGTGTCATTCGCGGTGGAAAATATCCCGTGCTGATGGTGAACAACGAGGCCCAGCGGCGCTATGAACGGGTTCTGGTGCCGGTCGACATGTCAGAAACATCGGCTGAAGCAATCCGCATCGGCCTGTCCACCGGACTTCTGGAAGAAGACGGAGCGACGCTTCTTCACGCCTTCTCGCCGATGGCCAAGACGCGATTGATCAGCTCTGGGGCTAGCTCGGCCGTCATCACCGGATATGTCGAGAGCGAACGTCACAGGGCAATGGAGGAACTGACCAGTTTTCTGGTGACCAACGAGTTTGGCACGCGACGATGGTCTCTTCGCGTCGGCGAAGGCGGACCCATGCAGATCATCACCCGTGCCGTCGAGGAGAAGCGGCCCGACATGCTCGTGATGGGTACGCACGGCCGATCCGGATTGCTTCGGGCCTTGATCGGGAGCGTAACGGAGGAAGTCCTGCGCTCGCTGAACGTGGACGTCCTGGTCGTCCCCCCCCGCCAGCCCCAAGCTCGGGATGGCGAAGGAGGCAGTCGCGCCCGAACCGAAGGCGTGAGGCGTGCCGTGGCTCTTCCCCGCGCCGTTTACAGGGCCGAGAGGGGCGCCGAACCTAGCGGCGTCGTCGTTCGGCGTCGCGGGCAGCCAACCTTGGTGCGGTTCGTCTGATCGGACTCCGCGTGATTTTCGGCGGATCACTGGCTGGAAACGTCTGCTGCAATTGTCGATCGAGTT includes:
- a CDS encoding universal stress protein, whose amino-acid sequence is MIIVAATDFSTRSHRALRQAGLLARSRRAELHLVHVVDEDQPADLVRMEEREAQRVLVEQIGSMPELHDARCYPTVVKGHPFDGILRAAAAVGADLIVMGGHRKQFLRDIFTGTTIERVIRGGKYPVLMVNNEAQRRYERVLVPVDMSETSAEAIRIGLSTGLLEEDGATLLHAFSPMAKTRLISSGASSAVITGYVESERHRAMEELTSFLVTNEFGTRRWSLRVGEGGPMQIITRAVEEKRPDMLVMGTHGRSGLLRALIGSVTEEVLRSLNVDVLVVPPRQPQARDGEGGSRARTEGVRRAVALPRAVYRAERGAEPSGVVVRRRGQPTLVRFV